The following coding sequences are from one Sphingomonadaceae bacterium OTU29LAMAA1 window:
- a CDS encoding ferritin-like domain-containing protein, whose protein sequence is MKTYLNQSRRAFMRKAAVFASSSAVGTVSTAALAANDSSSDADEINLAINLLYLQAQYYTRALGSTIPATLPAGSGAGGSVEGGTAVTFADPLIRACAEELAADKVAHIVLLRQLLGSNAVSQPAIDVSAKPSGSFSTFMRFAGLIDGASAFDPYSSDDSFLLGAFITEDVMPTLWRASVAQIVNPAAREIAAGMLATSAHHAALIRSLILDRAIVSPGLIAAVQAISDTRDRFDGGTEIDQGLGQMSRAPGAAASTIIANIAPTDAFGSVYSRGSGPTLGIMYMTAGTASNGGFFPAGVNGTLKTSAPA, encoded by the coding sequence ATGAAGACTTATTTGAATCAATCTCGTCGTGCATTCATGCGGAAAGCCGCCGTTTTCGCGAGCTCGTCGGCTGTTGGTACTGTGTCAACCGCAGCGCTTGCGGCAAACGACAGTAGCTCCGATGCTGACGAGATAAACCTTGCTATAAACCTCCTTTACCTTCAAGCCCAGTATTACACCCGCGCTTTAGGTTCGACGATACCGGCAACCCTCCCCGCTGGGTCGGGAGCAGGAGGTAGCGTAGAGGGAGGCACCGCTGTCACCTTTGCGGACCCGCTCATACGAGCTTGCGCTGAAGAACTCGCAGCGGACAAGGTTGCCCATATAGTGCTCCTACGCCAGCTTCTTGGAAGCAACGCAGTATCACAGCCTGCTATCGACGTGTCCGCCAAGCCTTCGGGCAGTTTCTCGACGTTTATGCGATTTGCTGGACTGATTGATGGGGCGTCGGCTTTCGATCCGTATAGCAGTGATGACAGTTTCCTGCTTGGCGCATTCATAACAGAAGACGTCATGCCAACGTTATGGCGTGCCAGTGTCGCGCAGATCGTAAATCCCGCTGCCCGGGAAATCGCCGCGGGGATGCTTGCGACCTCCGCGCACCATGCTGCTCTGATCCGCAGCCTTATCCTTGATCGCGCAATTGTCAGTCCCGGGCTGATCGCGGCAGTCCAGGCCATCTCGGATACTCGCGATCGATTCGACGGCGGCACGGAGATTGACCAAGGGCTTGGCCAGATGTCGCGCGCTCCGGGAGCAGCTGCTTCTACAATCATTGCGAACATCGCACCGACCGATGCCTTCGGATCCGTGTACAGTCGCGGTTCCGGCCCGACGCTGGGGATCATGTACATGACGGCAGGCACCGCCTCGAACGGGGGCTTTTTTCCTGCGGGTGTCAATGGAACCCTCAAGACGAGTGCACCGGCATGA